The following are encoded together in the Halopiger aswanensis genome:
- the infB gene encoding translation initiation factor IF-2, whose translation MSDTDTDTETNARDPASTSLRTPIVAVLGHVDHGKTSLLDKIRGSAVIEGEAGAITQHIGATAVPLDIISSIAGDLVDPDDFDLPGLLFIDTPGHHSFTTLRSRGGALADIAILVVDVNDGFQPQTLEALDILKRSETPFIVAANKIDTVPGWNENEDSPINDTYESQSDRVRSRLDEQLYEIIGNLSDEGFSADLYWRVQNFQRNVGVVPVSAMTGEGVPDLLAVMMGLSQRYMKEEMEIDVQGPGVGTVLEVKDEKGFGTTIDTVLYDGTIRADDQLVVGGQNEPIVTDVRALLQPRPLAEIRTESRFEKVDEVGAAAGIKVAAPELDEAMAGAPVRVVRDRDLDDVVHEVEAELADIAVDTAEEGVVVKADTLGSLEAMADALDEAEVPIVRAEVGDVAPRDVSVASTADDPKQRVILGFNVDTLSDAERRAEADDVTIFTDEVIYQLIEEYEEYVEEIEEAQQSTILENISRPARFRILPDHTFRQNDPAVVGVEVNSGTVQNNANVVKFEGNEPDRVGQIKGIQEQGEDVDEARAGDRVSVAIDGPTVGRQIEEDDELWIEIPEKHAKILEQELADDIPADELEALNMYLDKQRSRDPFWGK comes from the coding sequence ATGTCGGATACGGATACTGATACAGAGACGAACGCACGCGACCCCGCATCTACATCCCTTCGAACGCCGATCGTCGCCGTCCTCGGACACGTCGATCACGGCAAGACGAGCTTGCTCGACAAGATCCGCGGCTCGGCAGTCATCGAGGGCGAAGCGGGCGCAATTACCCAGCACATCGGGGCGACGGCCGTCCCGCTCGATATTATCTCCTCGATCGCCGGCGATCTCGTCGATCCCGACGACTTCGATCTGCCCGGGCTCCTCTTTATCGACACGCCGGGGCACCACTCCTTTACGACGCTGCGCTCTCGCGGCGGCGCGCTCGCCGACATCGCTATTCTCGTCGTCGACGTCAACGACGGTTTCCAGCCCCAGACGCTCGAGGCCTTAGACATCCTCAAACGGTCGGAAACCCCGTTTATCGTCGCCGCGAACAAGATCGACACCGTGCCGGGCTGGAACGAAAACGAGGACTCGCCGATCAACGACACCTACGAGTCCCAGTCCGACCGCGTCCGCTCGCGGCTCGACGAGCAACTCTACGAGATCATCGGCAACCTCTCGGACGAGGGCTTCTCCGCCGACCTCTACTGGCGCGTCCAGAACTTCCAGCGCAACGTCGGCGTCGTCCCGGTCTCCGCGATGACCGGCGAGGGCGTGCCGGACCTGCTGGCCGTCATGATGGGGCTCTCCCAGCGGTACATGAAAGAGGAGATGGAGATCGACGTCCAGGGGCCGGGCGTCGGCACCGTCCTCGAGGTCAAAGACGAGAAGGGATTCGGGACGACGATCGACACGGTGCTGTACGACGGGACGATCCGCGCGGACGACCAGCTCGTCGTCGGCGGACAGAACGAGCCGATCGTCACCGACGTCCGCGCGCTGCTCCAGCCCCGGCCGCTCGCCGAAATTCGAACCGAGAGCCGATTCGAGAAAGTCGACGAGGTCGGCGCCGCGGCCGGTATCAAGGTCGCCGCCCCCGAACTCGACGAGGCGATGGCCGGCGCGCCGGTGCGGGTCGTCCGCGACCGCGACCTCGACGACGTCGTCCACGAGGTCGAGGCCGAACTCGCCGACATCGCCGTCGATACCGCCGAAGAGGGTGTCGTCGTCAAGGCCGACACCCTCGGCAGCCTCGAGGCGATGGCCGACGCCTTGGACGAGGCGGAGGTGCCGATCGTCCGCGCGGAGGTCGGCGACGTCGCGCCCCGTGACGTCTCGGTCGCCTCGACGGCCGACGATCCGAAACAGCGGGTCATCCTCGGCTTTAACGTCGACACGCTCTCCGACGCCGAGCGCCGGGCCGAGGCCGACGACGTCACGATCTTCACCGACGAGGTCATCTACCAACTCATCGAGGAGTACGAGGAGTACGTCGAGGAGATCGAGGAGGCCCAGCAGTCGACCATCCTCGAGAACATCTCGCGGCCGGCCCGGTTCCGCATCCTGCCGGATCACACCTTCCGCCAGAACGATCCGGCGGTCGTCGGCGTCGAAGTGAACTCCGGGACCGTCCAGAACAACGCGAACGTCGTGAAGTTCGAGGGCAACGAACCCGACCGCGTCGGCCAGATCAAGGGCATTCAAGAGCAGGGCGAGGACGTCGACGAGGCCCGCGCGGGCGACCGCGTCTCGGTCGCGATCGACGGTCCGACCGTCGGTCGCCAGATCGAGGAGGACGACGAACTCTGGATCGAGATTCCCGAAAAGCACGCGAAGATCTTAGAGCAGGAACTGGCCGACGACATCCCGGCCGACGAACTCGAGGCGCTGAACATGTACCTCGACAAGCAGCGCAGCCGCGATCCCTTCTGGGGCAAGTAA
- a CDS encoding PRC-barrel domain-containing protein, which produces MSDILAENLSGKSVMGSDGTELGLLYNITMDLKSGELHDLVIEPDEELPTRSVDFNINEDGRFLVPVSRVQAVKDYIVVQR; this is translated from the coding sequence ATGAGCGATATACTCGCTGAGAACCTCTCGGGCAAATCCGTCATGGGTTCCGACGGGACGGAGCTCGGGCTGCTCTACAACATCACGATGGATCTGAAATCCGGAGAACTGCACGACCTCGTTATCGAGCCGGACGAAGAACTGCCGACCCGCTCGGTTGATTTCAACATCAACGAGGACGGTCGCTTTCTCGTGCCGGTCAGCCGCGTCCAAGCGGTGAAAGACTACATCGTCGTCCAGCGCTAA
- a CDS encoding NOB1 family endonuclease, with product MYVLDSSAFIHDFHTSEQTATIPLVREELEDESAYRYDAMEGSGMHIHIPNDDTTEKVQRAARESGDLEVLSETDVRLIAASFELDGTLVTDDYAMQNVAEKLNVAVEVIAREGIDEQRHWHWQCQGCGREFDEEKDRCPICGSELARKNPS from the coding sequence ATGTACGTTCTCGACTCCTCGGCTTTTATCCACGACTTTCACACGTCAGAACAGACTGCAACTATCCCCCTCGTCCGCGAAGAACTCGAGGACGAGAGCGCCTATCGCTACGACGCGATGGAGGGCTCGGGGATGCACATCCACATCCCGAACGACGACACCACCGAAAAGGTCCAGCGCGCGGCCCGCGAGTCGGGCGACCTCGAGGTCCTCTCGGAGACCGACGTTCGGCTCATCGCGGCGAGTTTCGAACTCGACGGGACGCTCGTCACCGACGACTACGCGATGCAAAACGTCGCCGAAAAGCTCAACGTCGCCGTCGAAGTGATCGCCCGCGAAGGCATCGACGAACAGCGCCACTGGCACTGGCAGTGTCAGGGCTGCGGCCGCGAGTTCGACGAGGAAAAGGATCGGTGTCCGATCTGTGGCTCGGAGTTAGCACGAAAGAACCCCTCGTAG
- a CDS encoding CPBP family intramembrane glutamic endopeptidase, giving the protein MTETARADDAAPVASDAVPGIGMALAAVTMAATLVPVTRGVDSPAVWGAAAFAVAAVLAFLARRHRAVGRRVAAVAAVSSVVVLLCAGYALNQGVAASVQLPGVGLSVSLVFTAFVTAGLSIGVGVADYFGVGPGGLKARSLRTAIFSLLGFGGLFAAQIATMLLLVPVIMVLGVSFESLSDVQLTVVSQFGMALGTAVLAVGYLSASDLDFSYIDLSVPSKRDVLWIVGGVVVIFGAIMAITFVFQTAGVESAEHGTTQQAAENPTILLVLIPASILVIGPFEELLYRNVIQKSLYGTFSRYGAVVVGSVIFAIIHTQAYWTAGPGQVAASLGTVFGLSIVLGTVYERTDNLLVPALVHGIYNAVVFANLYFNYV; this is encoded by the coding sequence ATGACAGAGACTGCACGGGCCGACGACGCCGCGCCGGTCGCGTCCGACGCCGTTCCCGGTATCGGGATGGCGCTCGCAGCCGTGACGATGGCCGCGACGCTCGTTCCCGTCACCCGCGGCGTCGACTCCCCCGCCGTCTGGGGAGCCGCCGCGTTCGCCGTCGCCGCCGTCCTCGCCTTCCTCGCGCGCCGTCACCGCGCCGTCGGCCGCCGGGTCGCCGCGGTCGCCGCCGTCTCGAGCGTCGTCGTCCTCCTGTGTGCCGGCTACGCACTCAATCAGGGGGTCGCCGCGTCAGTTCAGCTTCCCGGCGTCGGACTCTCCGTCTCACTGGTGTTTACCGCGTTCGTGACGGCGGGGCTCTCCATCGGTGTCGGCGTCGCGGATTATTTCGGCGTCGGCCCCGGCGGGCTCAAAGCCAGGTCCCTCCGGACGGCGATCTTCAGCTTGCTCGGCTTCGGCGGACTGTTCGCCGCGCAGATCGCCACGATGTTGCTGCTCGTTCCGGTCATCATGGTGCTCGGTGTTTCCTTCGAATCGCTGTCGGACGTCCAACTGACCGTGGTCAGTCAGTTCGGGATGGCGCTCGGGACGGCCGTCCTCGCGGTCGGCTACCTCTCGGCGTCGGATCTCGATTTCTCGTACATCGATCTATCCGTCCCCTCGAAGCGAGACGTACTGTGGATCGTCGGCGGCGTCGTCGTCATCTTCGGCGCGATCATGGCGATCACGTTCGTGTTCCAGACGGCCGGCGTCGAGAGCGCCGAGCACGGGACGACCCAGCAGGCCGCGGAGAACCCGACCATCCTGCTCGTGTTGATTCCGGCATCGATTCTGGTCATCGGCCCGTTCGAGGAACTGCTCTACCGGAACGTGATCCAGAAGTCGCTGTACGGCACCTTTTCGCGGTACGGGGCCGTCGTCGTCGGCAGCGTCATCTTCGCGATCATCCACACGCAGGCCTACTGGACCGCGGGCCCGGGGCAGGTCGCCGCGAGCCTCGGAACGGTCTTCGGTCTCTCGATCGTTCTCGGAACGGTCTACGAGCGCACGGACAACCTGCTGGTGCCGGCGCTCGTCCACGGCATCTACAACGCGGTCGTCTTCGCGAACCTCTACTTCAACTACGTCTAA
- a CDS encoding glucose-6-phosphate isomerase — MNVDIGNALASVASPGVSRESLERLDEQVADAHERIERGMENAEHGYEALNLPQRTDPDEIRTAVEPVADAEALITVGIGGSALGAATITNALADESDTETVFLDNVDPEWVTRRLESLPLEETAINVVSRSGTTAETLANFLVVRDAFESAGVDWTERTIVTTGESGPLRNLADRHDLPSLKVPDGVPGRFSALSAVGMVAAAVCDHDLEALLEGAAAERETLTGSLFECPAYAYGATTYALDARGAGINAVMPYAESLETQAEWFAQLWAESLGKDDLGQTPARALGVTDQHSQLQLYRAGPRDKLVSFVVPQERSDRSIPDTDVEELAYLGDSTLGELLEAEFEATEASLAAAGRPNVRLEIDRVDEYELGGLLYGMEAACVLAGELYGVNTFEQPAVEWAKKATRGLLGGGDFEEAEAVAEKTELRVER; from the coding sequence ATGAACGTCGACATCGGCAACGCCCTGGCGTCGGTCGCCTCGCCGGGCGTCTCGCGCGAGTCGCTCGAGCGGTTGGACGAACAGGTCGCGGACGCCCACGAGCGCATCGAGCGCGGCATGGAAAACGCGGAGCACGGCTACGAAGCCCTCAACCTTCCGCAACGGACCGATCCCGACGAGATCCGGACGGCGGTCGAGCCCGTCGCCGACGCCGAGGCGCTGATCACGGTGGGTATCGGCGGCAGCGCGCTGGGTGCGGCGACGATCACGAACGCGCTGGCAGACGAGAGCGACACCGAGACCGTCTTCCTCGACAACGTCGACCCCGAGTGGGTCACCCGACGACTCGAGTCGCTCCCGCTCGAGGAGACGGCGATCAACGTCGTCTCGCGCTCGGGGACGACCGCGGAGACGCTGGCGAACTTCCTCGTCGTCCGCGACGCCTTCGAGTCGGCGGGCGTCGACTGGACGGAGCGCACGATCGTCACGACCGGCGAGTCCGGCCCCCTTCGGAACCTCGCGGACCGCCACGATCTCCCGTCGCTGAAGGTCCCCGACGGCGTGCCGGGCCGCTTCTCCGCGCTTTCCGCCGTGGGGATGGTCGCCGCGGCCGTCTGCGACCACGATCTCGAGGCCTTGCTCGAGGGAGCCGCCGCCGAGCGCGAGACGCTGACCGGCTCGCTGTTCGAGTGTCCGGCCTACGCCTACGGGGCGACGACCTACGCGCTGGACGCGCGCGGCGCCGGGATCAACGCCGTAATGCCCTACGCGGAGTCGCTCGAGACCCAGGCCGAGTGGTTCGCCCAGCTGTGGGCTGAGAGCCTGGGGAAGGACGACCTCGGGCAGACGCCGGCCCGCGCGCTCGGCGTGACGGACCAGCACTCGCAACTGCAACTCTACCGCGCGGGACCGCGGGACAAGCTCGTGAGTTTCGTCGTCCCACAGGAGCGGTCGGACCGGTCGATCCCCGACACCGACGTCGAGGAACTCGCCTACCTCGGCGATTCGACGCTCGGCGAGTTGCTCGAGGCCGAGTTCGAGGCGACGGAGGCGAGCCTCGCGGCGGCCGGGCGACCGAACGTCCGCCTCGAGATCGACCGCGTCGACGAGTACGAACTGGGCGGCCTGCTGTACGGGATGGAAGCCGCGTGCGTGCTCGCGGGCGAACTCTACGGCGTCAACACCTTCGAGCAGCCGGCGGTCGAGTGGGCGAAGAAGGCGACTCGCGGGCTGCTCGGCGGCGGCGACTTCGAGGAGGCCGAGGCGGTCGCCGAGAAGACGGAGTTGCGCGTCGAACGGTAG
- a CDS encoding DUF5812 family protein: protein MTEKTSTFVVTHAESESAVVRDVETAQVHTLGSNPGLEVHDVLEATVAPEPPLEVTWQVIDVENRRSIDLVDSDLEPTQHAKELAADAEVGDLIQEERAGTGEIHVFRVPGEEAEDAAEDVLEDEETIARAARLEAVRVEVRRSADDGVLSVRYLPD, encoded by the coding sequence ATGACCGAAAAGACGAGCACGTTCGTCGTCACCCACGCCGAGAGCGAATCGGCGGTCGTCCGGGACGTCGAGACCGCACAGGTCCACACCCTCGGGTCGAACCCCGGCCTCGAGGTCCACGACGTCCTCGAGGCGACCGTCGCGCCCGAGCCGCCGCTGGAAGTCACCTGGCAGGTGATCGACGTCGAGAACCGACGCTCGATCGACCTCGTCGACAGCGACCTCGAGCCGACCCAGCACGCGAAGGAACTCGCGGCGGACGCCGAGGTCGGCGATCTCATCCAGGAGGAGCGAGCCGGCACCGGCGAGATCCACGTCTTCCGCGTACCGGGCGAGGAGGCCGAAGACGCCGCCGAAGACGTCCTCGAGGACGAGGAGACGATCGCCCGCGCGGCCCGCCTCGAGGCGGTGCGCGTCGAGGTGCGACGGTCGGCCGACGACGGCGTGTTGAGCGTTCGGTACCTGCCGGACTGA
- the secF gene encoding protein translocase subunit SecF translates to MGYFDVPEIDYTRYTDRQLAAVPLAVLAVALLVLSGSFLVYGTPVQLGMDFAGGAELTVQTTASEEQIQSAFDREPDSIQAVQAPGADNQYTVQFSGVDDNAVIQDLATQAEDAGMDVLQQSTVSPSFADQAQQTALLGLAVAFLGMSALAFLLFRTFVPSIAIVISAFSDLVIPLAFMSIAGISLSLGTVAGLLMLIGYSVDSDILLNNHILRRQGDFYESTLRATKTGVTMTITSMTAMLVMAVAASLFGVELLRSIGIILFVGLAADLMNTYMLNLSLLRWYKFKGVRS, encoded by the coding sequence ATGGGGTATTTCGACGTACCGGAGATCGATTACACCCGGTACACGGACCGCCAACTCGCGGCGGTACCGCTTGCGGTTCTCGCGGTTGCATTGCTCGTTCTCAGCGGGTCGTTTCTGGTGTACGGAACGCCAGTTCAGCTGGGAATGGACTTCGCTGGCGGCGCCGAGTTGACGGTACAGACGACGGCCTCGGAGGAACAGATCCAGTCCGCGTTCGATCGCGAACCGGACTCGATCCAGGCAGTCCAGGCGCCGGGCGCCGACAATCAGTACACCGTCCAGTTCAGCGGCGTCGACGACAACGCGGTGATTCAGGACCTGGCTACGCAGGCGGAAGATGCGGGGATGGACGTCCTCCAGCAGTCGACCGTCTCCCCGAGCTTCGCCGATCAGGCCCAGCAGACGGCGTTGCTGGGACTGGCCGTTGCCTTCCTCGGCATGAGCGCCCTCGCCTTCCTGCTGTTCCGGACGTTCGTGCCGTCGATCGCGATCGTCATCTCGGCGTTTTCGGATCTGGTGATCCCGCTTGCGTTCATGTCGATCGCGGGCATCTCGCTCTCGCTGGGGACCGTCGCCGGCCTCCTGATGTTGATCGGGTACTCGGTCGACTCCGACATCCTGTTGAACAACCACATCTTGCGCCGGCAGGGTGACTTCTACGAGAGCACGCTTCGCGCGACGAAGACCGGCGTCACGATGACCATCACGTCGATGACCGCGATGCTCGTGATGGCCGTCGCCGCCTCACTGTTCGGCGTCGAGTTGCTGCGGTCGATCGGTATCATCCTCTTCGTCGGCCTCGCGGCTGACCTGATGAACACCTACATGCTGAACCTGAGCTTACTTCGCTGGTACAAGTTCAAGGGGGTGCGATCGTAA